A single Lolium perenne isolate Kyuss_39 chromosome 6, Kyuss_2.0, whole genome shotgun sequence DNA region contains:
- the LOC127309674 gene encoding thaumatin-like pathogenesis-related protein 4 isoform X2 has translation MATSSSALILLLAVSFAAGASATSFSITNQSSFTVWPAARPVGGGRQLNSGETWNLDIPAGTHTATIWGCTGCSFKGNSDRCATADYVGALFCTLSRQPPLTLVEFTLGGKFDSYDISVIDGFNIGMGFSYSTGVALQCRDSHCPDAYQQPNDVKTKTCRGNRSFRIVFCP, from the exons ATGGCTACCTCCTCGTCGGCGCTCATTCTCCTGCTGGCTGTGTCATTCGCCGCCGGCGCCAGCGCGACGTCCTTCAGCATCACCAACCAAT CAAGCTTCACCGTGTGGCCGGCGGCGAGGCCGGTGGGCGGCGGTAGGCAGCTCAACAGCGGCGAGACGTGGAACCTTGACATCCCGGCGGGCACCCACACGGCCACCATCTGGGGCTGCACGGGCTGCAGCTTCAAAGGAAACTCCGACCGCTGCGCAACAGCCGACTATGTCGGCGCACTGTTCTGCACCCTGTCTAGACAGCCTCCGCTGACGCTGGTGGAGTTCACCCTCGGCGGCAAGTTTGATTCTTATGATATCTCCGTGATCGACGGGTTCAACATCGGCATGGGCTTCTCCTACAGTACCGGCGTCGCGCTGCAGTGCCGGGACTCTCACTGCCCCGACGCATACCAGCAGCCCAACGACGTCAAGACCAAAACCTGCAGGGGCAACAGGAGCTTCCGGATCGTCTTCTGCCCATGA
- the LOC127309674 gene encoding thaumatin-like pathogenesis-related protein 1 isoform X1 — MATSSSALILLLAVSFAAGASATSFSITNQSPREKQGFTVWPAARPVGGGRQLNSGETWNLDIPAGTHTATIWGCTGCSFKGNSDRCATADYVGALFCTLSRQPPLTLVEFTLGGKFDSYDISVIDGFNIGMGFSYSTGVALQCRDSHCPDAYQQPNDVKTKTCRGNRSFRIVFCP, encoded by the exons ATGGCTACCTCCTCGTCGGCGCTCATTCTCCTGCTGGCTGTGTCATTCGCCGCCGGCGCCAGCGCGACGTCCTTCAGCATCACCAACCAATCACCACGGGAAAAACAGGG CTTCACCGTGTGGCCGGCGGCGAGGCCGGTGGGCGGCGGTAGGCAGCTCAACAGCGGCGAGACGTGGAACCTTGACATCCCGGCGGGCACCCACACGGCCACCATCTGGGGCTGCACGGGCTGCAGCTTCAAAGGAAACTCCGACCGCTGCGCAACAGCCGACTATGTCGGCGCACTGTTCTGCACCCTGTCTAGACAGCCTCCGCTGACGCTGGTGGAGTTCACCCTCGGCGGCAAGTTTGATTCTTATGATATCTCCGTGATCGACGGGTTCAACATCGGCATGGGCTTCTCCTACAGTACCGGCGTCGCGCTGCAGTGCCGGGACTCTCACTGCCCCGACGCATACCAGCAGCCCAACGACGTCAAGACCAAAACCTGCAGGGGCAACAGGAGCTTCCGGATCGTCTTCTGCCCATGA